A genomic stretch from Enterobacter oligotrophicus includes:
- a CDS encoding 2-oxo-tetronate isomerase: protein MSNLYHDKNTTVSELTKKVASKLTDLGLRLTTAESCTGGNLAVALCAEENTAEFYDVGMVVFSDAAKERILGVRPETIARFTAVSEQTVTEMAAKILDIAEADISIAISGYAGPEGGDDGTAAGTVCFAWNLRGHTETSTVLFSGECQDVVEKAVRYSLSELIVKLSDGKNG from the coding sequence ATGAGCAATCTTTACCACGATAAAAATACCACGGTCAGTGAACTGACCAAAAAGGTAGCGAGCAAGCTCACGGACTTAGGGCTTCGCTTAACCACGGCAGAATCCTGTACCGGCGGAAATCTGGCCGTCGCGCTCTGTGCCGAAGAGAACACGGCAGAATTTTACGATGTCGGCATGGTGGTTTTCAGTGATGCTGCAAAGGAAAGAATTCTGGGTGTACGCCCGGAGACCATCGCGCGCTTTACTGCCGTCAGTGAACAAACCGTTACCGAGATGGCCGCCAAAATTCTCGACATTGCCGAGGCGGATATCAGTATCGCTATCAGTGGCTATGCCGGGCCAGAAGGGGGCGACGATGGCACCGCAGCGGGCACAGTCTGCTTCGCCTGGAATTTACGCGGACATACTGAAACGAGCACCGTGCTGTTCTCAGGTGAATGTCAGGATGTGGTGGAAAAAGCGGTCCGCTATTCGCTATCGGAATTGATTGTGAAGCTATCAGACGGGAAAAACGGATAA
- a CDS encoding YdeI family stress tolerance OB fold protein, with protein MKLSVISAFLIFLIPAAWADNNGGLQKGEAPPPPHALDDGYRGTDDARIMTINQAKGMHDGATISLRGNLIDGNGDKFVFQDKTGKIDVIIPQAVFDGRTVKPDQMISINGSLDKKSSPPVVRVDHLQK; from the coding sequence ATGAAATTATCAGTAATTTCCGCTTTTTTGATATTTTTAATACCTGCAGCCTGGGCGGATAATAACGGCGGGTTACAAAAAGGCGAAGCACCACCGCCTCCTCATGCGCTGGATGATGGCTATCGAGGAACAGACGATGCGCGCATCATGACCATTAATCAGGCGAAAGGAATGCATGATGGTGCGACGATATCGCTTCGAGGAAACCTTATTGACGGCAACGGCGATAAGTTCGTATTTCAGGATAAAACCGGAAAAATTGACGTTATTATCCCACAAGCGGTATTTGACGGCAGAACGGTAAAACCTGACCAGATGATCAGTATTAACGGTTCGCTTGATAAGAAATCATCGCCTCCGGTTGTTCGCGTCGATCATCTGCAAAAATAA
- the recJ gene encoding single-stranded-DNA-specific exonuclease RecJ, with amino-acid sequence MKAPIKLRRRDAVEGADLPADLPPLLRRLYASRGVRTAGDLERSVKGMLPWQQLSGVEKATEMLYDAFREGTRIVVVGDFDADGATSTALSVLSLRALGCDNVTYLVPNRFEDGYGLSPEVVDQAHARGAQMIMTVDNGISSHSGVERAHQLGIPVLVTDHHLPGDTLPAAEAIINPNLRDCDFPSKSLAGVGVAFYLMLALRTLLRDKGWFESRGIAVPNLAEYLDLVALGTVADVVPLDTNNRILTWQGLSRIRAGKCRPGIKALLEISNRDPLKLAASDLGFALGPRLNAAGRLDDMSVGVALLLCDNIGEARVLANELDALNQTRKEIEQGMQAEALTLCEKLERSGDTLPGGLAMYHPEWHQGVVGILASRIKERFHRPVIAFAPAGDGTLKGSGRSIQGLHMRDALERLDTLYPGLMIKFGGHAMAAGLSLEEAKFDEFQRLFGELVTDWIDPALLQGEVVSDGALSAAEMTMDVAQMLRDAGPWGQMFPEPLFDGRFRLLQQRIVGERHLKVMVEPVGGGPLLDGIAFNVDTSVWPDNGVREVELAYKLDINEFRGNRSLQIIIDNIWPI; translated from the coding sequence AAGGCGCTGATTTACCCGCCGATCTTCCGCCGTTGTTGCGGCGGCTCTATGCCAGCCGTGGTGTGCGTACCGCGGGCGATCTGGAGCGTAGCGTTAAAGGTATGCTGCCCTGGCAGCAACTGAGCGGTGTTGAGAAAGCCACTGAAATGCTCTACGACGCGTTCCGGGAAGGGACGCGGATTGTGGTAGTGGGCGATTTCGATGCCGACGGTGCAACCAGTACCGCCCTGAGCGTGCTCAGCCTTCGCGCGCTGGGCTGCGATAACGTCACCTACCTGGTGCCGAACCGGTTTGAAGATGGCTATGGCCTCAGCCCGGAAGTGGTTGATCAGGCGCATGCGCGCGGTGCGCAGATGATCATGACCGTAGACAACGGCATTTCTTCTCACTCCGGCGTTGAGCGTGCGCACCAGTTGGGTATTCCGGTGCTGGTGACCGATCACCACCTGCCGGGTGACACCCTGCCAGCCGCCGAAGCGATCATCAACCCGAACCTGCGCGACTGCGATTTTCCGTCGAAATCACTGGCGGGCGTGGGCGTGGCGTTTTATCTGATGCTGGCACTGCGCACGCTGCTGCGGGATAAAGGCTGGTTTGAGTCGCGCGGTATTGCCGTGCCAAACCTGGCGGAATACCTCGATCTGGTGGCGCTGGGCACCGTGGCAGACGTGGTGCCGCTGGATACCAACAACCGTATTTTGACCTGGCAGGGTTTAAGCCGCATTCGGGCGGGCAAGTGCCGTCCGGGGATTAAGGCGCTGCTGGAGATTTCCAACCGCGACCCGCTTAAGCTGGCGGCAAGCGATTTGGGTTTTGCTCTCGGCCCACGTTTGAACGCGGCGGGAAGGCTGGACGATATGTCCGTCGGCGTGGCGCTGCTGCTGTGTGACAACATCGGCGAAGCGCGTGTGCTGGCAAATGAGCTGGACGCCCTGAACCAGACCCGCAAAGAGATTGAGCAGGGAATGCAGGCCGAAGCGCTGACCCTCTGTGAAAAGCTGGAGCGCAGTGGTGATACGCTGCCGGGCGGACTGGCGATGTACCATCCTGAGTGGCACCAGGGCGTGGTCGGCATTCTGGCTTCGCGCATTAAAGAGCGTTTCCATCGGCCGGTGATTGCGTTTGCACCCGCTGGCGACGGCACGCTGAAAGGTTCTGGACGTTCGATTCAGGGGCTGCACATGCGCGATGCGCTGGAGCGTCTGGATACGCTCTATCCGGGCCTGATGATTAAGTTTGGCGGCCATGCGATGGCGGCAGGTTTGTCGCTGGAAGAGGCGAAGTTCGATGAGTTCCAGCGCCTCTTCGGCGAGCTGGTCACTGACTGGATTGATCCCGCGTTGCTACAGGGTGAAGTGGTGTCCGACGGTGCACTGTCAGCGGCAGAGATGACGATGGACGTGGCGCAAATGCTGCGCGATGCCGGTCCCTGGGGGCAGATGTTCCCGGAACCGCTGTTCGATGGACGTTTTCGTCTGCTGCAACAGCGCATTGTTGGCGAGCGTCACCTGAAAGTGATGGTGGAGCCGGTTGGCGGTGGTCCGTTGCTGGATGGTATTGCATTCAACGTCGACACGTCCGTCTGGCCGGATAACGGCGTGCGCGAAGTTGAACTTGCTTATAAGCTCGATATTAACGAGTTTCGCGGTAACCGCTCCCTTCAGATTATCATCGACAATATCTGGCCAATTTAG
- the actS gene encoding amidase activator ActS produces the protein MFAGSLTRNPITAVFCLTLALLLAGCSGSKSSDMGSYSGAVYTVKRGDTLYRISRATGTSVKDLARLNNISPPYTIEVGQKLKVKGSSSSGKKSSSKGKTAKVTPSYTVPQSSWPPVGQRCWIWPASGKVVVPYSLSEGGNKGIDIAAARGTPVYASGAGKVVYVGNQLRGYGNLIMIKHGEDYITAYAHNDTMLVNNGQNVKAGQKIATMGSTGTDTVKLHFQIRYKATAIDPQRYLPAQGSKPKC, from the coding sequence TTGTTTGCAGGAAGCCTGACGAGAAACCCTATCACTGCCGTTTTCTGCCTGACGCTGGCGTTACTGTTAGCGGGGTGTTCTGGCAGTAAATCTTCGGATATGGGCAGCTATTCCGGCGCGGTCTATACCGTTAAGCGCGGGGACACGCTGTACCGCATTTCACGCGCGACGGGGACCAGCGTGAAGGATCTGGCACGCCTGAATAACATTTCGCCTCCCTATACGATTGAGGTAGGGCAGAAGCTGAAAGTTAAGGGCAGTTCGTCCTCTGGCAAAAAATCTTCCTCAAAAGGTAAAACTGCGAAAGTGACGCCATCTTACACAGTTCCGCAATCGTCATGGCCCCCTGTGGGACAGCGCTGCTGGATTTGGCCTGCAAGTGGTAAAGTGGTGGTGCCGTATTCTCTGTCTGAAGGTGGCAATAAAGGGATTGATATCGCAGCCGCACGCGGTACGCCAGTCTATGCATCCGGGGCCGGGAAAGTGGTCTACGTCGGCAATCAGCTACGCGGGTACGGTAATCTGATCATGATTAAACATGGTGAAGACTACATTACGGCTTACGCGCACAACGACACAATGCTGGTTAACAACGGACAGAACGTGAAGGCGGGGCAAAAAATTGCGACTATGGGCAGCACGGGGACGGACACAGTGAAGCTGCATTTCCAGATACGTTATAAGGCGACAGCTATTGACCCGCAGCGCTATCTACCGGCCCAGGGCAGCAAACCGAAGTGCTAA
- a CDS encoding SDR family oxidoreductase has protein sequence MSDTTQRTNAFPTPPFPEQPQTPPGLASEMQPVPDHGEKSYKGNGRLAGKKALITGGDSGIGRAVAIAYAREGADVAINYLPEEEKDASEVIALIKAEGRNAVALPGDVRDETFCQNLVEDAVTKLGGLDILVNNAGRQQYRESLEELTTEDFDATFKTNVYAPFWITKAALRHLKAPASIINTSSVQAVKPSAILLDYAQTKACLAVFTKALAKQLGPKGIRVNAVAPGPYWTVLQSSGGQPMEKVKHFGEDSPLGRPGQPVEIAPLYVTLASDECSFTSGQVWCSDGGDGVM, from the coding sequence ATGAGTGATACAACACAACGTACGAACGCTTTCCCGACGCCCCCTTTCCCTGAGCAGCCACAAACGCCTCCGGGCCTGGCCTCCGAAATGCAACCCGTCCCCGATCACGGCGAAAAGAGTTATAAAGGAAATGGCCGCCTTGCCGGGAAAAAAGCGTTGATTACAGGTGGCGATTCGGGGATTGGCCGCGCGGTGGCTATCGCTTATGCCCGTGAAGGCGCAGACGTCGCCATCAATTACCTGCCGGAAGAAGAAAAAGATGCGAGTGAAGTTATTGCGCTGATCAAAGCGGAAGGACGTAACGCGGTCGCGCTGCCTGGTGACGTCCGCGATGAGACGTTTTGCCAGAATCTGGTGGAAGATGCCGTCACAAAACTCGGCGGGCTGGATATTCTGGTGAATAACGCAGGCCGTCAGCAGTACCGTGAGTCGCTGGAAGAGTTAACCACGGAAGACTTTGACGCAACGTTTAAAACCAACGTCTACGCCCCTTTCTGGATCACTAAAGCGGCCTTGCGTCACCTGAAAGCGCCCGCTTCAATTATCAATACTTCGTCCGTCCAGGCGGTAAAACCGAGCGCAATTCTTCTCGACTACGCGCAGACAAAAGCCTGTCTAGCGGTATTTACGAAAGCCTTAGCCAAACAGCTGGGTCCGAAAGGGATACGTGTGAATGCCGTTGCACCGGGGCCATACTGGACCGTTCTGCAATCCAGCGGCGGGCAGCCGATGGAAAAAGTGAAACATTTTGGCGAAGATTCACCGTTGGGGCGTCCGGGCCAGCCTGTAGAGATCGCGCCGCTGTATGTCACACTCGCGTCTGATGAGTGCTCATTTACGTCCGGGCAGGTCTGGTGTTCAGATGGGGGAGATGGTGTGATGTAA
- the prfB gene encoding peptide chain release factor 2 (programmed frameshift), with amino-acid sequence MFEINPVKNRIQDLTERSDVLRGYLDYDAKKERLEEVNAELEQPDVWNEPERAQALGKERSSLEAIVDTLDQMAQGLEDVSGLLELAVEADDEETFNEAVAELDVLEEKLAQLEFRRMFSGEYDSADCYLDIQAGSGGTEAQDWASMLMRMYLRWAEARGFKTEIIEESEGEVAGIKSVTIKIIGDYAYGWLRTETGVHRLVRKSPFDSGGRRHTSFSSAFVYPEVDEDIDIEINPADLRIDVYRASGAGGQHVNRTESAVRITHIPTGLVTQCQNDRSQHKNKDQAMKQMKAKLYELEMQKKNAEKQAMEDNKSDIGWGSQIRSYVLDDSRIKDLRTGVETRNTQAVLDGSLDQFIEASLKAGL; translated from the exons ATGTTTGAAATTAATCCGGTAAAAAACCGCATTCAGGACCTCACGGAGCGCTCTGACGTTCTTAGGGGGTATCTT GACTATGATGCAAAGAAAGAGCGTCTGGAAGAAGTAAACGCCGAGCTGGAACAGCCGGACGTCTGGAACGAACCTGAACGCGCACAGGCGCTGGGTAAAGAGCGTTCCTCCCTCGAAGCTATCGTCGATACGCTGGATCAAATGGCTCAGGGCCTGGAAGATGTTTCCGGTCTGCTGGAGCTGGCCGTTGAAGCCGATGACGAAGAAACCTTTAACGAAGCCGTAGCAGAACTCGACGTTCTGGAAGAGAAGCTGGCACAGCTCGAATTCCGCCGCATGTTCTCCGGTGAATACGATAGCGCCGACTGCTATCTCGACATTCAGGCAGGTTCCGGCGGTACTGAAGCGCAGGACTGGGCCAGCATGCTGATGCGCATGTATCTGCGTTGGGCAGAAGCGCGTGGCTTCAAAACCGAAATTATTGAAGAGTCTGAAGGTGAAGTGGCAGGTATTAAATCCGTCACCATCAAGATTATTGGCGATTACGCTTACGGCTGGTTGCGCACTGAAACCGGCGTTCATCGCCTGGTGCGTAAGAGCCCGTTCGACTCCGGTGGCCGTCGTCATACCTCCTTCAGCTCTGCGTTTGTCTACCCGGAAGTTGACGAAGATATTGATATCGAAATCAACCCGGCGGACCTGCGTATTGACGTTTACCGCGCATCCGGTGCGGGTGGTCAGCACGTTAACCGAACGGAATCTGCGGTGCGTATTACCCACATTCCGACCGGGCTGGTGACGCAATGCCAGAACGACCGTTCCCAGCATAAGAACAAAGACCAGGCCATGAAGCAGATGAAAGCGAAACTTTATGAGCTGGAAATGCAGAAGAAAAATGCTGAGAAACAGGCGATGGAAGACAACAAATCCGACATCGGCTGGGGCAGCCAGATCCGTTCTTATGTCCTTGATGACTCCCGCATCAAAGACCTGCGTACCGGTGTAGAAACCCGTAACACGCAGGCGGTGCTGGATGGCAGCCTGGATCAATTTATCGAAGCAAGTTTGAAAGCAGGGTTATGA
- the lysS gene encoding lysine--tRNA ligase, translating into MSEQQAQGADAVVDLNNELKTRREKLAALREQGVPFPNDFRRDHTSDQLHADFDGKENEELEALNIEVSVAGRMMTRRIMGKASFVTLQDVGGRIQLYVSRDDLPEGIYNEQFKKWDLGDILGAKGKLFKTKTGELSIHCTELRLLTKALRPLPDKFHGLQDQEARYRQRYLDLISNDESRKTFKIRSQIMAGIRQFMVNRDFMEVETPMMQVIPGGASARPFITHHNALDLDMYLRIAPELYLKRLVVGGFDRVFEINRNFRNEGISVRHNPEFTMMELYMAYADYKDLIELTESLFRTLAQDILGTTEVPYGEEVFDFGKPFVKLTMREAIKKYRPETEMADLDNFDSAKAIAESIGIKVEKSWGLGRIVTEIFEEVAEAHLIQPTFITEYPAEVSPLARRNDVNPEITDRFEFFIGGREIGNGFSELNDAEDQAQRFQDQVDAKAAGDDEAMFFDEDYVTALEHGLPPTAGLGIGIDRMVMLFTNSHTIRDVILFPAMRPVK; encoded by the coding sequence ATGTCTGAACAACAAGCACAGGGCGCTGACGCGGTAGTCGATCTTAATAATGAACTGAAAACCCGCCGCGAGAAGCTGGCAGCGCTGCGCGAGCAGGGCGTGCCGTTCCCGAACGATTTTCGTCGTGACCACACCTCAGACCAACTGCACGCAGACTTCGACGGTAAAGAGAACGAAGAGCTGGAAGCGCTGAACATTGAAGTGTCCGTGGCTGGCCGTATGATGACCCGTCGTATTATGGGTAAAGCGTCCTTCGTGACGCTGCAGGACGTTGGCGGCCGCATTCAGCTGTACGTCTCCCGTGACGACCTGCCGGAAGGCATCTACAACGAGCAGTTCAAAAAGTGGGATCTGGGCGATATCCTGGGCGCGAAAGGCAAGCTGTTCAAAACCAAAACCGGTGAACTCTCTATCCACTGCACCGAGCTGCGTCTGCTGACCAAAGCCCTGCGCCCGCTGCCGGACAAGTTCCACGGCCTGCAGGATCAGGAAGCGCGCTACCGTCAGCGTTATCTGGATCTCATCTCTAACGATGAATCCCGTAAGACCTTCAAAATTCGCTCTCAGATCATGGCCGGTATCCGCCAGTTCATGGTTAACCGCGACTTTATGGAAGTGGAAACACCAATGATGCAGGTGATCCCTGGCGGCGCGTCTGCGCGTCCGTTCATCACCCATCATAACGCCCTGGACCTCGACATGTACCTGCGTATCGCGCCGGAACTGTACCTGAAGCGTCTGGTGGTCGGTGGTTTCGACCGCGTGTTCGAAATCAACCGTAACTTCCGTAACGAAGGTATCTCCGTTCGTCATAACCCAGAGTTCACCATGATGGAACTCTATATGGCGTATGCGGATTACAAAGATCTGATCGAGCTGACCGAATCCCTGTTCCGTACCCTGGCGCAGGACATTCTGGGCACCACCGAAGTGCCATACGGTGAAGAAGTCTTCGACTTCGGCAAGCCGTTCGTCAAGCTGACCATGCGTGAAGCGATCAAGAAATACCGTCCGGAAACCGAGATGGCTGACCTGGATAACTTCGACTCTGCGAAAGCGATCGCCGAAAGCATCGGTATTAAAGTTGAGAAGAGCTGGGGTCTGGGCCGTATCGTGACCGAGATCTTCGAAGAAGTGGCAGAAGCGCACCTGATTCAGCCAACCTTCATCACTGAATACCCGGCTGAAGTTTCTCCGCTGGCGCGTCGTAACGATGTGAATCCGGAAATCACTGACCGCTTCGAATTCTTCATTGGTGGCCGTGAAATCGGCAACGGCTTTAGCGAGCTGAACGATGCGGAAGATCAGGCGCAGCGCTTCCAGGATCAGGTTGATGCGAAAGCCGCAGGCGACGACGAAGCGATGTTCTTCGATGAAGACTACGTGACCGCACTGGAGCACGGCCTGCCGCCAACTGCAGGTCTGGGTATTGGTATTGACCGTATGGTGATGCTGTTCACCAACAGCCACACCATCCGCGACGTGATCCTGTTCCCGGCGATGCGCCCGGTGAAATAA
- the idi gene encoding isopentenyl-diphosphate Delta-isomerase, giving the protein MSIQEHVILVNDQGKVIGTQEKYAAHTSNTPLHLAFSSWLFNASGECLITRRALSKKAWPGVWTNSVCGHPQSGEETEQAIIRRCRFEIGAEITDLTPIAPEFRYRKTDPSGIVENEICPVFAARVSNTITLNDDEVMEYQWVELEALFCALDATPWAFSPWMAMEATLAREALRAFAAQ; this is encoded by the coding sequence ATGAGTATTCAAGAACACGTTATTTTGGTAAACGACCAGGGAAAGGTGATTGGCACTCAGGAGAAGTATGCCGCCCATACATCTAACACTCCGCTACACCTTGCCTTCTCGTCCTGGCTTTTTAACGCCAGTGGCGAATGCCTGATCACCCGACGTGCTTTAAGCAAAAAAGCGTGGCCCGGCGTCTGGACTAACTCCGTCTGCGGGCACCCGCAATCAGGCGAAGAGACTGAACAGGCGATTATCCGCCGCTGCCGCTTTGAAATCGGCGCAGAAATTACGGACCTCACGCCCATCGCCCCTGAATTTCGCTACCGTAAGACTGACCCGTCAGGGATCGTTGAAAACGAGATTTGCCCGGTCTTTGCCGCTCGCGTCAGCAATACCATTACACTCAATGACGATGAAGTGATGGAGTATCAGTGGGTGGAGCTGGAAGCTCTTTTCTGCGCGCTGGACGCAACGCCGTGGGCCTTTAGCCCGTGGATGGCCATGGAAGCAACCCTCGCCCGCGAGGCACTCCGCGCTTTTGCGGCGCAATAA
- a CDS encoding SDR family oxidoreductase produces the protein MAVIVITGGTAGVGKATALHFAKAGYDVGIIARDEESLHSTQEELRRFGVNAYAVQADVADSKAVVDAANEIEYRLGAIDVWVNNAMGAVLAPFRTLTPDEFRRVTEVTYLGYVNGTRAALELMIPRDRGTIIQVGSALAYRSIPLQSAYCGAKAAIRGFTDAVRTELMHENSRVTLSMVQMPGLNTPQFEWARNKFAWTMRPVPPVFQPEVAASAIFKVAQKPVRELWVGSSTIQSIVGQFLFPGFLDRLMVKKAWEGQMTDNLKAENRRDYLDQPVNDLHKIHGHFSAEAKDRATAITSGAPGKVLLGSLAVASLIMVRLLATRKK, from the coding sequence ATGGCTGTGATTGTCATTACCGGCGGTACGGCGGGCGTGGGGAAAGCCACGGCGCTGCACTTTGCGAAAGCGGGCTATGATGTGGGCATTATTGCCCGCGATGAGGAAAGCCTGCACTCTACGCAGGAGGAGCTACGCCGGTTTGGGGTGAATGCGTATGCCGTCCAGGCCGACGTGGCCGACAGCAAGGCGGTCGTCGATGCTGCTAATGAAATCGAGTATCGTCTCGGGGCCATTGATGTGTGGGTCAACAACGCCATGGGGGCCGTGTTAGCGCCGTTTCGCACCCTGACGCCCGATGAATTTCGTCGTGTCACCGAGGTGACTTACCTGGGCTATGTCAACGGCACCCGCGCCGCGCTGGAGTTAATGATCCCCCGCGATCGCGGCACGATTATTCAGGTCGGCTCGGCGCTGGCCTACCGTTCCATTCCGTTGCAGTCGGCCTACTGTGGCGCAAAAGCGGCAATTCGGGGCTTCACCGATGCCGTGCGTACCGAGCTGATGCATGAAAACAGTCGGGTCACGTTGTCGATGGTGCAGATGCCAGGTCTCAACACGCCGCAGTTCGAGTGGGCCAGAAATAAATTTGCCTGGACCATGCGCCCCGTACCGCCGGTCTTTCAGCCTGAAGTGGCCGCCAGCGCGATTTTTAAGGTCGCGCAAAAGCCGGTACGTGAACTGTGGGTGGGAAGCAGCACTATTCAGTCGATTGTCGGGCAATTTCTCTTTCCCGGTTTTCTCGATCGCCTGATGGTTAAAAAAGCCTGGGAAGGGCAGATGACCGATAACCTGAAGGCAGAAAATCGTCGGGATTATCTGGATCAGCCGGTTAACGATCTGCACAAAATCCATGGGCATTTTTCCGCTGAAGCGAAAGATCGCGCCACAGCCATCACGTCTGGTGCGCCGGGGAAAGTGCTGCTCGGCTCCCTCGCGGTGGCGAGTCTGATCATGGTTCGTCTGCTGGCGACCCGGAAAAAATAA
- a CDS encoding DUF421 domain-containing protein, whose translation MDMVFRALAIYLFLMVVFKVAGRRALLQMTSFDLILLLIISEATQQALLGDDFSITGAMITITTLVVVDIIFGLMKKYFSPVENILDGTPVILVDNGVPIRDKLKKVDVSCDDILVSARQNHGITELSEIKYAILERNGHISIIPFEN comes from the coding sequence ATGGATATGGTCTTTCGTGCCCTGGCAATTTACCTGTTTTTGATGGTGGTATTTAAAGTGGCCGGGCGTCGTGCTTTGCTACAGATGACCAGTTTTGACCTGATACTCCTTTTAATTATCAGTGAGGCGACACAGCAGGCGTTGCTGGGGGATGATTTTTCCATCACGGGGGCGATGATAACGATCACCACGCTGGTGGTGGTGGATATTATATTTGGCCTGATGAAGAAATATTTTTCTCCGGTGGAGAATATTCTCGACGGCACGCCGGTAATTCTTGTGGATAACGGTGTTCCGATACGCGATAAACTTAAAAAAGTCGATGTTTCCTGTGACGATATTTTAGTGTCCGCACGCCAGAATCATGGCATTACAGAATTAAGTGAAATTAAATATGCCATTCTGGAGCGTAATGGCCATATCTCAATTATTCCTTTTGAAAATTAA